Proteins from a genomic interval of Daphnia pulex isolate KAP4 chromosome 4, ASM2113471v1:
- the LOC124192864 gene encoding uncharacterized protein LOC124192864, whose product MTTIYLTTGSELSMCGMNGAAGTNGDRPKLQSCVSIVVDDVDGDCDNNSGGGQHYYSDSHHHHQFYIQHQTSAEGQQQESSNNEVFDDNADARSDISQCSRGSRGSTSREESETRLQQIKDEVRHRRDEFARLLDEHEQVVRELRRIESSGELHSLVETSSSGRTEEAPSLGLKQEE is encoded by the exons ATGACGACCATTTACTTGACTACCG GATCGGAATTGTCCATGTGCGGGATGAACGGAGCTGCCGGGACCAACGGCGACCGACCCAAACTGCAATCGTGCGTCAG CATCGTGGTGGACGACGTGGACGGCGACTGTGACAACAACAGCGGAGGAGGGCAGCATTATTACTCGGACtcgcatcaccaccaccagttcTACATCCAACACCAGACGTCGGCCgagggccagcagcaggagaGTAGTAATAACGAGGTGTTTGACGACAACGCAGACGCCCGCTCCGACATCAGCCAGTGCTCCCGCGGCAGCCGCGGATCCACGTCCAGGGAGGAAAGTGAGACGAGGCTTCAACAGATCAAG GATGAAGTCCGCCACCGACGGGATGAATTTGCTCGGCTTCTCGACGAACACGAACAAGTCGTTCGCGAATTGAGACGCATCGAAAGCTCCGGCGAACTCCACTCGCTCGTCGAGACGTCATCCAGCGGACGGACCGAAGAGGCCCCATCTCTCGGACTCAAACAGGAAGAGTGA
- the LOC124192862 gene encoding sodium/potassium/calcium exchanger 1-like isoform X8, whose translation MAGYYSSQRGYGGSYGSSYGGSSSSAYTSSLRSNYMPAQTYHGSIPRIAHQRLTPSAPPPMYSVPMSAHRMSALYTDAMEPIMIQVVPKYNPASYLEDTFASSMQDIQEDMRNWRYAASSVLNRYTPINNYHMEPSQLASRNSARYLSGSSDYDRASSSSYFRPSSLRPYESSSFESPSYDSRHSMYLSSRSSRDSDSHKGTIGHYPQSKRSVPKFSEDDSKIKCGISFLSTYIRSSRRAHSSGPVVYTTKDQRMARRVDARNRINEKRDPERIVDRVNKKVAQANEELARIAAEDRKAQMITKYEDEPEDPWDLPAEETKSSTVAFADDEVQPEDNYYAAEAEPEPEAEPVEEVKEVKKKKKKSKVKEPTPEPEPEPEPEPEPEPVVEEEESAPVEEAQPEPEPEPEAEPVVADEEVAAPEPEPEPEVAEPEPEPAAPVEESSDAVPEEVAASEDIWGGEEEFTFKRSNNPEVEAAAAVEEEVVAVEEQPEAEVTDVVEEIVEEEVVATEEAVVEEEPPVPEPEAIEPEPVAEFTWGDEEEPIRRKTESAPVEESIDDEQPTPENPVDTISPADEVTNEEEEEVTTSVAQTHEEDEEEEEEEEEEEEEEEE comes from the exons GCGCAAACCTATCACGGATCCATCCCCAGGATCGCCCACCAACGCTTGACGCCCTCGGCCCCACCGCCCATGTACTCGGTGCCGATGTCTGCCCACCGGATGAGCGCTCTCTATACCGACGCCATGGAGCCCATCATGATCCAGGTCGTGCCGAAATACAATCCCGCTTCCTACTTGGAGGATACTTTTGCTTCTTCTATGCAA GATATCCAAGAAGATATGCGCAATTGGCGTTACGCGGCCTCGTCCGTGCTCAACCGCTACACTCCGATTAACAATTACCACATGGAACCGTCTCAATTGGCCAGCCGCAACTCGGCTCG GTACCTGAGTGGCAGTAGTGACTACGACAGAGCCAGCTCTAGCTCGTACTTCCGGCCATCGTCGTTAAGGCCGTacgagtcgtcgtcgttcgaGTCCCCCAGTTACGACTCCCGTCACTCAATGTACTTGTCCAGCCGTTCCAGCAGGGATTCGGATTCGCACAAGGGAACGATCG GGCATTACCCGCAGTCGAAGCGCAGCGTTCCAAAGTTCTCCGAGGACGACAGCAAAATCAAATGCGGAATCTCTTTCCTGTCCACTTACATCCGGAGTTCGCGACGGGCCCACAGTTCCGGACCAG TCGTCTACACGACCAAGGATCAGCGAATGGCTCGGCGAGTGGATGCCAGGAACCGCATCAACGAGAAGAGGGATCCCGAACGCATCGTC GATCGCGTGAATAAGAAAGTGGCCCAAGCCAACGAGGAGTTGGCCAGAATTGCGGCGGAGGATCGCAAGGCCCAGATGATCACCAAATACGAAGATGAGCCGGAGGACCCGTGGGATTTGCCGGCGGAAGAAACGAAATCTTCGACTGTTGCATTCGCCGATGACGAAGTCCAGCCGGAAGATAATTACTACGCAGCGGAAGCCGAGCCAGAGCCGGAAGCTGAGCCTGTAGAGGAAGTCAAAgaagtcaagaagaagaagaagaagtcaaagGTCAAAGAGCCAACCCCCGAGCCGGAACCAGAGCCCGAGCCGGAGCCAGAGCCGGAACCTGTTGTCGAAGAGGAGGAAAGTGCCCCAGTTGAAGAGGCACAGCCGGAACCCGAACCCGAGCCCGAAGCC gaGCCGGTGGTAGCTGATGAGGAAGTCGCCGCTCCCGAGCCGGAACCTGAGCCCGAAGTGGCCGAACCGGAACCGGAACCTGCAGCTCCAGTCGAAGAATCATCCGACGCCGTTCCCGAGGAAGTCGCA GCTTCGGAGGACATTTGGGGCGGTGAGGAGGAATTCACCTTTAAACGAAGCAATAATCCAGAAGTTGAAGCTGCTGCAGCggttgaggaggaggtggtggcggtggaAGAACAACCGGAAGCGGAAGTGACAGACGTAGTCGAAGAAATCGTCGAGGAAGAAGTTGTGGCGACAGAAGAAGCAGTCGTGGAAGAAGAGCCACCAGTGCCAGAACCGGAAGCGATCGAACCCGAACCGGTGGCGGAATTCACCTGGGGTGATGAGGAGGAGCCCATCCGGAGGAAAACTGAATCCGCCCCAGTGGAAGAGTCCATCGACGACGAACAGCCGACGCCAGAAAATCCTGTCGATACCATATCGCCAGCTGATGAAGTAaccaacgaagaagaagaagaagtaactACCAGCGTTGCTCAAACTcacgaagaagatgaagaagaagaagaggaagaagaagaagaggaggaagaagaagaagaataa
- the LOC124192862 gene encoding sodium/potassium/calcium exchanger 1-like isoform X7, whose product MAGYYSSQRGYGGSYGSSYGGSSSSAYTSSLRSNYMPAQTYHGSIPRIAHQRLTPSAPPPMYSVPMSAHRMSALYTDAMEPIMIQVVPKYNPASYLEDTFASSMQDIQEDMRNWRYAASSVLNRYTPINNYHMEPSQLASRNSARYLSGSSDYDRASSSSYFRPSSLRPYESSSFESPSYDSRHSMYLSSRSSRDSDSHKGTIGKGHLACISYAGHYPQSKRSVPKFSEDDSKIKCGISFLSTYIRSSRRAHSSGPVVYTTKDQRMARRVDARNRINEKRDPERIVDRVNKKVAQANEELARIAAEDRKAQMITKYEDEPEDPWDLPAEETKSSTVAFADDEVQPEDNYYAAEAEPEPEAEPVEEVKEVKKKKKKSKVKEPTPEPEPEPEPEPEPEPVVEEEESAPVEEAQPEPEPEPEAEPVVADEEVAAPEPEPEPEVAEPEPEPAAPVEESSDAVPEEVAASEDIWGGEEEFTFKRSNNPEVEAAAAVEEEVVAVEEQPEAEVTDVVEEIVEEEVVATEEAVVEEEPPVPEPEAIEPEPVAEFTWGDEEEPIRRKTESAPVEESIDDEQPTPENPVDTISPADEVTNEEEEEVTTSVAQTHEEDEEEEEEEEEEEEEEEE is encoded by the exons GCGCAAACCTATCACGGATCCATCCCCAGGATCGCCCACCAACGCTTGACGCCCTCGGCCCCACCGCCCATGTACTCGGTGCCGATGTCTGCCCACCGGATGAGCGCTCTCTATACCGACGCCATGGAGCCCATCATGATCCAGGTCGTGCCGAAATACAATCCCGCTTCCTACTTGGAGGATACTTTTGCTTCTTCTATGCAA GATATCCAAGAAGATATGCGCAATTGGCGTTACGCGGCCTCGTCCGTGCTCAACCGCTACACTCCGATTAACAATTACCACATGGAACCGTCTCAATTGGCCAGCCGCAACTCGGCTCG GTACCTGAGTGGCAGTAGTGACTACGACAGAGCCAGCTCTAGCTCGTACTTCCGGCCATCGTCGTTAAGGCCGTacgagtcgtcgtcgttcgaGTCCCCCAGTTACGACTCCCGTCACTCAATGTACTTGTCCAGCCGTTCCAGCAGGGATTCGGATTCGCACAAGGGAACGATCG GTAAAGGTCATTTGGCCTGCATCTCCTACGCAGGGCATTACCCGCAGTCGAAGCGCAGCGTTCCAAAGTTCTCCGAGGACGACAGCAAAATCAAATGCGGAATCTCTTTCCTGTCCACTTACATCCGGAGTTCGCGACGGGCCCACAGTTCCGGACCAG TCGTCTACACGACCAAGGATCAGCGAATGGCTCGGCGAGTGGATGCCAGGAACCGCATCAACGAGAAGAGGGATCCCGAACGCATCGTC GATCGCGTGAATAAGAAAGTGGCCCAAGCCAACGAGGAGTTGGCCAGAATTGCGGCGGAGGATCGCAAGGCCCAGATGATCACCAAATACGAAGATGAGCCGGAGGACCCGTGGGATTTGCCGGCGGAAGAAACGAAATCTTCGACTGTTGCATTCGCCGATGACGAAGTCCAGCCGGAAGATAATTACTACGCAGCGGAAGCCGAGCCAGAGCCGGAAGCTGAGCCTGTAGAGGAAGTCAAAgaagtcaagaagaagaagaagaagtcaaagGTCAAAGAGCCAACCCCCGAGCCGGAACCAGAGCCCGAGCCGGAGCCAGAGCCGGAACCTGTTGTCGAAGAGGAGGAAAGTGCCCCAGTTGAAGAGGCACAGCCGGAACCCGAACCCGAGCCCGAAGCC gaGCCGGTGGTAGCTGATGAGGAAGTCGCCGCTCCCGAGCCGGAACCTGAGCCCGAAGTGGCCGAACCGGAACCGGAACCTGCAGCTCCAGTCGAAGAATCATCCGACGCCGTTCCCGAGGAAGTCGCA GCTTCGGAGGACATTTGGGGCGGTGAGGAGGAATTCACCTTTAAACGAAGCAATAATCCAGAAGTTGAAGCTGCTGCAGCggttgaggaggaggtggtggcggtggaAGAACAACCGGAAGCGGAAGTGACAGACGTAGTCGAAGAAATCGTCGAGGAAGAAGTTGTGGCGACAGAAGAAGCAGTCGTGGAAGAAGAGCCACCAGTGCCAGAACCGGAAGCGATCGAACCCGAACCGGTGGCGGAATTCACCTGGGGTGATGAGGAGGAGCCCATCCGGAGGAAAACTGAATCCGCCCCAGTGGAAGAGTCCATCGACGACGAACAGCCGACGCCAGAAAATCCTGTCGATACCATATCGCCAGCTGATGAAGTAaccaacgaagaagaagaagaagtaactACCAGCGTTGCTCAAACTcacgaagaagatgaagaagaagaagaggaagaagaagaagaggaggaagaagaagaagaataa